In Geminocystis sp. NIES-3708, a single window of DNA contains:
- the clpS gene encoding ATP-dependent Clp protease adapter ClpS, producing MSTQVIDKPTSKSETKRKHDSGYRVLLHNDSFNTMEYVVLVLMETVGINEPQAVSVMMETHTNGIGLVTTCALEHAEFYCESLKSKGLTSTIEPAE from the coding sequence ATGTCAACTCAAGTAATTGATAAGCCTACAAGTAAATCTGAGACTAAACGTAAGCATGATTCAGGTTATCGAGTCTTATTACATAATGATAGTTTTAATACTATGGAATATGTTGTACTAGTTTTAATGGAAACCGTTGGTATTAATGAGCCTCAAGCGGTTAGTGTCATGATGGAAACTCACACAAATGGTATTGGGTTAGTCACTACTTGTGCTTTAGAACACGCAGAATTTTATTGCGAAAGTCTTAAAAGTAAAGGCTTGACTAGCACAATTGAACCAGCAGAATAA
- a CDS encoding CPBP family intramembrane glutamic endopeptidase, translating into MSFEHIKKYPFLARLGLFILALGIIWLPFAIPIYYLIGKKDPNLTTIITMAILFVIFLFLVKLWGKYIYDNNNIFSYYGLVNSKKNWQHLIKGLIIGFVSNWLLFAVEALFGWLSFQPPTMAFPKLVLEGFISAIGIGFAEELFFRGWLLSELEKDFSLGVSGGLNSLLFAVAHFIKPLSEVIRTIVTFPALLLLGYTLISAKRSHQNLLGISIGIHSGLVWGYYVVNVGEMITYTEKVPQWITGIDQNPIAGIMGLGFLAILLYFIKTSINTKYEKN; encoded by the coding sequence TTGTCTTTTGAACATATTAAAAAATATCCTTTTTTAGCAAGGTTAGGTTTATTTATTCTTGCTTTAGGAATTATTTGGCTACCTTTTGCAATTCCTATTTACTATCTTATAGGAAAAAAAGATCCTAATTTAACAACTATTATTACTATGGCAATTTTATTTGTCATTTTTTTATTTTTAGTTAAACTTTGGGGAAAATATATTTATGATAATAACAATATTTTTTCTTATTATGGTTTAGTAAATAGTAAAAAAAATTGGCAACATTTAATTAAAGGTTTAATAATTGGTTTTGTTTCAAATTGGCTATTATTTGCCGTAGAAGCATTATTCGGTTGGTTAAGTTTTCAGCCTCCGACGATGGCTTTTCCTAAATTAGTTTTAGAAGGTTTTATTAGTGCAATTGGTATAGGATTTGCTGAAGAATTATTTTTTCGAGGATGGTTACTATCAGAGTTAGAAAAGGATTTTTCTTTGGGTGTTTCTGGTGGCTTAAATTCTTTGCTTTTTGCTGTCGCTCATTTTATCAAACCTCTGTCTGAAGTTATTAGAACTATTGTTACTTTTCCTGCATTATTATTACTAGGGTACACTTTAATCTCAGCAAAGAGATCTCATCAAAATCTTTTAGGTATCAGTATTGGTATTCATAGTGGTTTAGTTTGGGGTTATTATGTGGTTAATGTCGGGGAAATGATAACCTATACAGAAAAAGTACCTCAATGGATTACGGGAATAGATCAAAATCCCATTGCTGGAATTATGGGATTAGGTTTTCTTGCAATCTTATTATATTTTATTAAAACCTCAATAAATACTAAATATGAGAAAAATTAA
- a CDS encoding MgtC/SapB family protein, with translation MLFKLLIATILGAILGLERELRHKPGGIKTNALVSMASCAFVLIIDNVDSTEIARVMTGIIQGVGFIGGGLILKAGNNARNVTGATEIWVSSAIGLACSVGLWDLALALLLFSLIILRTMRIYFSNKNHRESSIPKDIE, from the coding sequence ATGTTATTCAAATTATTAATCGCTACTATTTTAGGAGCAATTTTAGGTTTAGAAAGAGAATTAAGACATAAACCGGGGGGAATAAAAACTAATGCTTTAGTCTCTATGGCTTCATGTGCTTTTGTTTTAATTATTGATAATGTTGACTCTACCGAAATAGCTAGAGTTATGACAGGCATTATACAAGGTGTTGGTTTTATTGGCGGTGGGTTGATTCTTAAAGCTGGAAACAATGCTAGGAATGTTACAGGAGCTACAGAAATTTGGGTTTCTTCCGCTATCGGTTTAGCTTGTAGTGTAGGTTTATGGGATTTAGCCCTAGCCTTATTATTATTCTCTTTAATTATTTTAAGAACAATGAGGATCTATTTTTCTAACAAAAATCATCGAGAATCATCAATACCTAAAGATATAGAATAA
- a CDS encoding DUF1822 family protein: protein MTNLIFFDTPIDQIKIQLTDKIKTETWQNINQLSNDIALVRGYLNLLVRKIFISWLNLILEKNFSDTMKLEDNLSIWEFINGNAIDIDSSRIILIPIETQDKIEFSIPEEWLKIPQWVGNYYIAVEVNLEENYLNFAGYISYEDVNNYGKLDSFNHCYDLPYECLETDLNLICLEYEYGWDSIPQILPLPFLSSPIKQNLFKEIQDNLSSCLLVNFGHWLSLLSDNKTRYQLFASRKSVNLSEWLKGKFLTNLSKGWQTLDMLTQQYINFDFSLNPVFSSRSFSFTDSLNILQKNIDKDQINKILNNIINLDIDNELKIDIIKILPNLINDNDEEIRWNAALALQKLDDNHPSCAIWQGKIINLDSKQLSLLIGVLEKSSTEIDIFIRLFNLNKNYNLPEDLRLQIIDQNNNIFANLMANDNDRILQYKFWGNTEEKFIIKVILNNNYFEEKFNI, encoded by the coding sequence ATGACTAATTTAATCTTTTTTGATACTCCTATAGACCAAATAAAAATACAATTAACTGATAAAATAAAAACTGAAACTTGGCAAAATATTAACCAGTTAAGTAATGACATTGCTCTTGTTCGAGGTTATCTTAATTTATTAGTAAGAAAAATATTTATTTCATGGCTTAATTTAATATTAGAGAAAAATTTTAGTGATACCATGAAATTAGAAGATAATTTAAGTATTTGGGAATTTATTAATGGTAACGCTATTGATATTGATTCTAGTCGCATTATTTTAATTCCTATAGAAACTCAAGACAAAATTGAATTTTCTATTCCTGAAGAATGGTTAAAAATTCCTCAATGGGTAGGAAACTATTATATAGCTGTAGAAGTAAATTTAGAAGAAAACTATCTGAATTTTGCTGGTTATATTTCCTATGAAGATGTAAATAATTATGGTAAATTAGATTCTTTTAATCATTGTTATGATTTACCCTATGAATGCTTAGAAACTGATTTAAATTTAATCTGTTTAGAATATGAATATGGTTGGGATTCTATTCCACAAATTTTACCTTTACCCTTTCTTTCATCTCCTATCAAACAAAATTTATTTAAAGAAATTCAAGATAATTTATCTTCTTGTCTTTTGGTTAACTTTGGACATTGGTTAAGTTTACTTAGTGATAATAAAACTCGTTATCAATTATTTGCTAGTCGTAAATCTGTCAATTTAAGTGAATGGTTAAAAGGTAAATTCTTGACAAATTTAAGTAAAGGTTGGCAAACTTTAGATATGTTGACTCAACAATATATTAACTTTGACTTTTCTTTAAACCCTGTTTTTTCTTCTCGCTCATTTTCTTTTACTGATTCTCTTAATATTTTACAAAAAAATATTGATAAAGATCAAATAAATAAAATTCTTAATAACATCATTAATTTAGATATTGATAATGAATTAAAAATAGACATAATTAAAATTTTACCTAATTTAATTAATGATAATGATGAAGAAATACGTTGGAATGCAGCTTTAGCTTTACAAAAATTAGACGATAATCATCCATCTTGTGCTATTTGGCAAGGAAAAATTATTAATTTAGATTCTAAACAATTAAGTTTATTAATAGGAGTTTTAGAAAAAAGTAGCACGGAAATTGATATTTTTATAAGACTTTTTAATTTGAATAAAAATTATAATTTACCAGAGGATTTACGATTGCAAATAATTGATCAAAATAATAATATTTTTGCAAATTTAATGGCTAATGATAATGATCGTATTTTACAATATAAGTTTTGGGGTAATACCGAAGAAAAATTTATAATTAAAGTTATTTTAAATAATAATTATTTTGAAGAAAAATTTAATATTTAA